A region of Haloplanus sp. XH21 DNA encodes the following proteins:
- a CDS encoding rubrerythrin-like domain-containing protein, whose product MPTVTDPAPCDPDEKLYECTACGHRLCTADTPTGCPECDGVLQNLSTPRPQ is encoded by the coding sequence ATGCCGACCGTCACGGACCCTGCCCCGTGTGATCCGGACGAAAAGTTGTACGAATGCACGGCGTGTGGTCACCGGCTCTGTACCGCGGATACGCCGACGGGCTGCCCGGAGTGCGACGGCGTCCTGCAGAACCTCAGTACCCCGCGGCCGCAGTAG
- a CDS encoding universal stress protein translates to MFDTLLFPTDGSEGATAVFDHVLDMAAATGATVHVINVADTTRDSVTQIRGEVVDTLEQEGRRIAQEAADRAADRGVETVTDVLQGEPHRTIVDYAESRDVDLVVMPTHGRRGLERVLLGSTTERVVRRSEAPVLTIRPDDATVRYPYRNVLVPTDGSDCAADALSLALDIVTKEDATSLHILSVVDVTTLGVDVRADVLADTLEEDATEIVEEAASTAADAGVDATTDVEFGTSVARTVRSYVDDHDIDLVVTGTHGRTGLDRYVLGSVADRLIRTSPVPVLTVRSAAES, encoded by the coding sequence GTGTTCGATACACTCCTCTTCCCGACTGACGGAAGCGAGGGGGCGACGGCCGTCTTCGATCACGTCCTCGATATGGCAGCCGCGACCGGGGCGACGGTCCACGTCATCAACGTCGCGGACACGACCCGGGACAGCGTCACGCAGATCCGTGGCGAAGTGGTGGACACCCTCGAACAGGAGGGACGACGGATCGCCCAGGAGGCGGCCGACCGCGCCGCCGACCGCGGGGTCGAGACCGTCACCGATGTCCTCCAGGGCGAACCGCACCGCACTATCGTCGACTACGCCGAGAGCCGAGACGTCGACCTCGTGGTCATGCCGACCCACGGGCGGCGCGGACTCGAACGCGTCCTCCTCGGCAGCACGACCGAACGCGTCGTCAGACGATCCGAAGCGCCCGTACTCACGATCCGCCCCGACGACGCGACCGTCCGCTACCCGTATCGGAACGTGCTCGTGCCGACCGACGGGAGCGACTGCGCGGCGGATGCGCTCTCCCTGGCGCTCGATATCGTGACGAAGGAGGACGCGACATCGCTCCACATCCTCTCCGTCGTCGACGTGACGACCCTCGGCGTCGACGTTCGCGCCGACGTACTGGCGGACACGCTCGAAGAAGACGCGACCGAAATCGTCGAGGAAGCGGCGTCGACGGCGGCCGACGCTGGCGTCGACGCGACGACCGATGTCGAGTTCGGAACGTCGGTCGCTCGCACCGTCCGGTCGTACGTCGACGACCACGACATCGACCTCGTGGTGACCGGTACCCACGGCCGCACTGGCCTGGACCGGTACGTCCTCGGCAGCGTGGCGGATCGGCTCATCCGTACGTCGCCGGTCCCCGTCCTGACCGTGCGTTCGGCGGCGGAGTCCTGA
- a CDS encoding DUF7560 family zinc ribbon protein, which yields MNGGTELTFHCPECEERMAVNPPMREALLEHGCVVCGTSLSPAAFSPDTADDSD from the coding sequence ATGAACGGGGGAACGGAGCTGACGTTTCACTGCCCGGAGTGCGAGGAGCGCATGGCGGTGAATCCGCCGATGCGGGAGGCGCTCCTCGAGCACGGCTGTGTCGTCTGTGGAACGTCGCTCTCGCCGGCCGCGTTCTCCCCCGACACTGCGGATGACAGTGACTGA
- a CDS encoding universal stress protein, translated as MTDSVLVPVDGSPLASTALRHALTMFPDATVTALHVVDLFDPGDGDLADTTYEPMIGSEAWYDRAETLTERVLDDARELAATYDRDIDTASDIGDPKRVIVDSADETGIDHVVGAHGGPTGEVAPLGSVATVVARRVGVPVTLVR; from the coding sequence ATGACGGACTCTGTCCTCGTTCCGGTCGACGGATCGCCGCTCGCGTCGACGGCGCTTCGGCACGCACTGACGATGTTTCCGGACGCGACGGTCACCGCTTTGCACGTCGTCGACCTCTTCGATCCCGGCGACGGCGACCTGGCCGACACCACGTACGAACCCATGATCGGATCCGAAGCGTGGTACGACCGGGCCGAGACGCTCACGGAACGGGTGCTCGACGACGCCCGGGAACTGGCCGCGACGTACGACCGCGACATCGACACGGCGTCGGACATCGGTGATCCGAAACGGGTCATCGTCGACTCCGCCGACGAGACCGGGATCGATCACGTCGTCGGTGCGCACGGCGGGCCGACCGGGGAGGTGGCACCCCTCGGTAGCGTCGCGACCGTCGTCGCTCGCCGCGTGGGCGTGCCTGTGACCCTGGTCCGCTGA
- a CDS encoding high-potential iron-sulfur protein: MSDKLAETERRRLLALVGSGLATGLAGCGGGGGGATATSTATATATPTASDGGVPAAYETATSLDGTQRDPDALSSKDAVNYQAEPSDGQQCSDCRFYIEDKNGDGMGACAIVAGTIDPEGYCVSYAEYQG; encoded by the coding sequence ATGAGCGATAAGCTGGCGGAGACTGAACGACGCCGACTCCTCGCACTGGTTGGTAGCGGCCTCGCGACCGGACTGGCTGGCTGTGGCGGAGGTGGTGGCGGCGCGACGGCGACATCGACGGCAACCGCCACTGCGACGCCGACGGCCAGCGACGGAGGTGTCCCGGCGGCCTACGAGACGGCGACGAGTCTGGACGGCACTCAGCGCGATCCCGACGCGCTCTCCTCGAAGGATGCAGTGAACTACCAGGCGGAACCGAGCGACGGCCAGCAGTGTTCCGACTGCCGGTTTTACATCGAGGACAAGAACGGCGACGGGATGGGTGCGTGCGCCATCGTCGCGGGCACCATCGATCCCGAGGGGTACTGCGTGAGCTACGCGGAGTACCAGGGCTAA
- a CDS encoding universal stress protein, translating into MSILAAVDDEDSTKVVQQGYELAQAFDEELVVFHVLPETETIDDAEEIASDAVRLALDDPENVSVAGALGDPSSRILHESEERGSRYIVLGPRKKTPIGKALMGSVSQLVLLNADCNVVFVSEEE; encoded by the coding sequence ATGTCAATTCTGGCTGCAGTCGACGACGAGGACAGTACCAAGGTGGTGCAGCAGGGGTATGAACTAGCCCAGGCGTTCGACGAGGAACTGGTCGTATTCCACGTGCTGCCCGAGACAGAGACCATCGACGATGCCGAAGAGATCGCCTCGGATGCGGTCCGTCTGGCACTGGACGATCCGGAGAACGTCAGCGTGGCCGGCGCGCTCGGTGATCCGTCCTCCCGAATCCTCCACGAGAGCGAGGAGCGCGGATCCCGGTACATCGTCCTCGGTCCACGGAAGAAAACGCCCATCGGGAAGGCGTTGATGGGGAGCGTCTCACAACTCGTCTTGCTGAACGCCGACTGCAACGTCGTGTTCGTGTCGGAAGAGGAGTAG
- a CDS encoding winged helix-turn-helix domain-containing protein has protein sequence MATATPFPRTCATEETIVDTDEVQAMLDVLQDADCRAVLDATSERPKSASELSDCCDLPLSTTYRKLDALTDLGLLHERTRISRDGKHASEYIRIIDDIHLSAEADVDGGFELTVTRCEDAEPNAPLIAAGRN, from the coding sequence ATGGCTACCGCAACCCCTTTCCCGCGGACGTGTGCGACCGAGGAGACGATCGTCGATACCGACGAGGTTCAGGCGATGCTCGACGTGCTCCAGGATGCGGACTGTCGGGCCGTCCTGGACGCCACGAGCGAGCGACCGAAGTCCGCGAGCGAACTCTCCGACTGCTGTGATCTCCCGCTCTCGACGACGTACCGGAAACTCGACGCGCTCACCGACCTCGGACTGCTCCACGAACGGACCCGGATCTCACGGGACGGCAAGCATGCAAGCGAGTATATCCGCATCATCGACGACATCCACCTCTCCGCCGAGGCGGATGTCGACGGTGGCTTCGAACTCACCGTCACTCGGTGTGAGGACGCCGAACCGAACGCGCCCCTGATCGCGGCCGGGCGGAACTGA
- a CDS encoding ZIP family metal transporter, with product MIIDTFTQLFGTDPIIHGLVGGVVIAVLNLFGAALVFVWRDPSERAMDGALGFAAGVMLAASFTSLIVPGIETYSGGNPIPVLVGVALGALFLDRSDVLVPHAHYLVTGRQRSDAASRDGALPIENDRLAGVVLFVLAITIHNIPEGLAVGVGFGSGDLETAIPLMLAIGIQNIPEGFAVSVAAVNAGLSRRFYAVIAGIRSGVVEIPIAILGAYAVQSMTALLPYAMGFAAGAMLFVISDEIVPETHARGYERIATLGTILGVIVMLYLDIALG from the coding sequence GTGATCATCGACACCTTCACGCAACTGTTCGGGACCGATCCCATCATCCATGGCCTGGTGGGCGGCGTTGTCATCGCGGTGCTCAACCTCTTCGGGGCGGCGCTGGTGTTCGTCTGGCGTGACCCCTCCGAACGAGCGATGGACGGCGCGCTCGGCTTCGCTGCGGGCGTGATGCTGGCGGCGAGCTTTACCAGTCTGATCGTGCCCGGCATCGAGACGTACTCCGGGGGGAATCCGATTCCCGTCCTAGTGGGCGTGGCCCTCGGCGCGCTCTTTCTCGACCGGTCCGACGTGTTGGTGCCACACGCTCACTATCTCGTCACTGGACGGCAGCGGAGCGACGCCGCCAGTCGGGACGGCGCCCTCCCCATCGAGAACGACCGGTTGGCGGGGGTCGTTCTGTTCGTCCTCGCGATCACCATCCACAACATCCCGGAGGGGCTCGCCGTCGGCGTCGGATTCGGGAGCGGCGACCTCGAAACCGCGATACCGCTGATGCTCGCCATCGGGATCCAGAACATCCCGGAGGGATTCGCCGTGTCGGTGGCGGCGGTCAACGCCGGTCTGAGCCGACGCTTCTACGCGGTGATCGCTGGCATCCGCTCCGGCGTGGTCGAGATTCCGATAGCGATTCTGGGCGCGTACGCTGTCCAGTCGATGACGGCGCTGTTGCCCTACGCGATGGGCTTTGCGGCCGGGGCCATGCTCTTCGTCATCAGCGACGAAATCGTTCCGGAGACCCACGCCAGAGGCTACGAGCGCATCGCGACCCTCGGGACGATCCTCGGGGTCATCGTGATGCTCTATCTCGATATCGCGCTCGGCTGA
- a CDS encoding pyridoxamine 5'-phosphate oxidase family protein, giving the protein MTVEQETVMTGDETDALLERRETGVLALARSDDPYAIPISYGYDAESCQFCMRLVSTPDAEKRRFLSDSPRVRFVVYEEGEATYRSAIAKGRLEAVPKDELTPDHIERYGAAKRPLFEIWSEPKADLDIDLYELDPDELTGRRIDVNR; this is encoded by the coding sequence ATGACCGTGGAGCAAGAGACCGTGATGACGGGGGACGAAACCGACGCCCTGCTGGAGCGACGTGAGACGGGCGTCCTCGCCCTCGCTCGGTCGGACGATCCGTACGCGATTCCGATTTCGTACGGCTACGACGCCGAGAGCTGTCAGTTCTGTATGCGACTCGTCTCGACACCCGACGCCGAGAAGCGTCGCTTTCTCTCCGACTCGCCGCGCGTTCGATTCGTCGTCTACGAGGAAGGCGAAGCGACCTATCGGAGTGCCATCGCCAAGGGGCGGCTAGAAGCCGTCCCAAAGGACGAACTCACGCCCGACCACATCGAGCGGTACGGCGCCGCAAAGCGCCCGCTGTTCGAAATCTGGTCCGAGCCGAAAGCGGACCTAGACATCGACCTGTACGAGCTCGATCCGGACGAACTGACCGGGCGCCGGATCGATGTCAACCGCTAA
- a CDS encoding helix-turn-helix domain-containing protein, whose translation MGSGIRAELKVDADGTCPVTQAAASAGSPTFSVSRSTDPSGSGEITEEFMLEDAALDGAPEVDTELETVFTYGSKTVYRFSRPRGQSCPCDCIEQFDCPVVDVHTRDGLLYLVFHAADMAELQGVITSLREQYSSVDIQRLLRSRGDSADHDLVFVDRGHLTDRQREVLETAHRMGYFERPKGANAGDVADELGISPSTFAEHLSAAQSKLLDAILED comes from the coding sequence ATGGGCTCCGGCATCCGCGCGGAACTAAAAGTCGACGCCGACGGGACGTGCCCCGTCACCCAGGCTGCGGCGTCTGCCGGGTCACCGACGTTTTCGGTCTCTCGAAGCACCGATCCCAGCGGGTCGGGCGAAATCACCGAGGAGTTCATGCTCGAAGACGCGGCGCTCGACGGGGCTCCCGAGGTCGACACGGAGTTGGAGACGGTGTTCACGTACGGCTCGAAGACCGTCTACCGCTTCAGTCGGCCACGAGGGCAGTCCTGCCCCTGTGACTGTATCGAACAGTTCGACTGCCCCGTCGTCGACGTCCACACCCGGGACGGACTGCTGTATCTCGTCTTTCACGCCGCGGACATGGCCGAACTCCAGGGCGTCATCACGTCGCTTCGCGAGCAGTATTCGTCGGTCGACATCCAGCGTCTGCTTCGGTCGCGTGGCGACAGCGCCGACCACGACCTGGTGTTCGTCGACCGAGGCCATCTCACCGACCGACAGCGGGAGGTGCTGGAGACGGCCCACCGGATGGGCTATTTCGAACGCCCGAAAGGCGCGAACGCGGGCGATGTCGCCGACGAACTCGGTATCTCGCCGTCGACGTTCGCGGAACACCTGTCGGCGGCACAGTCGAAGCTCCTCGACGCCATCCTCGAAGACTGA
- a CDS encoding ABC transporter ATP-binding protein: protein MRDEDVLDVAHGDGDGAPLRRVLVTHGRTHLPVFVLGGVASALSIGLELLPSYLLGVAIDVFFMNERPFSLPLIPTAWLPSDVRSQFVLLTGLVFGLYLVSAALAWVNSWAWNHFAQHLQHEVRTATYRTIQNLELDFFEGTQTGEVMSVLNNDTNQLEEFLTTSLHNAMRIGTRVVVIGAIMLWLNWQLAIVALLVVPALTAVSVAFVRRIQPKYGEVREQVGTLNARLENNLGGIETVKAYTNEDFENDRVARASRGYLDRQWEAIATRIAFFPTLRVLTATGYAATFLLGGWWVLFGPPSVFTLPLSAGVLVTFLLYSRRFRYPMRRFGEVLNDYQYARAAAARIVSVQDRRARLPEAEDAIDLVDPEGRVTYRNVSFRYPDEDDSVLDGVSFTAEPGEFVGVVGPTGAGKTTLLKLLLRFYDVDSGRVAVDGHDVRDLTRTSLRDAIGYVSQEPYLFQGTVEENVRYGREDADRDAVVAAARRAGAHEFIRDLPDGYETVVGERGVKLSGGQRQRVAIARALLTDPELFVLDEATSHVDNETETVIRQQLAELTADRTTFAIAHRLSTVRDADTILVLDDGQLVEQGTHEELLAMDGLYADLWAVQVGDVDDLPERFVERAATPDD, encoded by the coding sequence GTGCGCGACGAAGACGTTCTGGACGTGGCACATGGCGACGGCGACGGAGCACCCCTCCGCCGGGTGCTGGTGACACACGGACGCACGCACCTCCCCGTGTTCGTCCTCGGTGGCGTCGCCAGCGCCCTCTCTATCGGCCTCGAACTGCTTCCCTCCTATCTCCTCGGCGTCGCCATCGACGTGTTCTTCATGAACGAGCGGCCGTTCTCGCTGCCGCTGATTCCGACGGCGTGGCTGCCGTCCGACGTTCGCTCACAGTTCGTCCTGCTCACCGGCCTCGTCTTCGGTCTCTATCTCGTCTCTGCAGCCCTCGCCTGGGTCAACAGTTGGGCGTGGAACCACTTCGCCCAGCATCTCCAACACGAGGTGCGGACGGCCACCTACCGGACGATTCAGAACCTCGAACTCGACTTCTTTGAGGGGACACAGACGGGCGAAGTGATGAGCGTCCTCAACAACGACACCAACCAGCTCGAGGAGTTCCTGACGACCAGTCTCCACAACGCGATGCGAATCGGCACTCGCGTCGTCGTCATCGGCGCCATCATGCTGTGGCTGAACTGGCAACTCGCTATCGTGGCGCTGCTGGTCGTTCCCGCGCTCACCGCCGTTTCGGTGGCGTTCGTCCGGCGCATCCAACCCAAATACGGCGAGGTCCGCGAGCAGGTCGGAACGCTCAACGCGCGTCTGGAGAACAACCTCGGCGGCATCGAGACGGTGAAAGCGTACACGAACGAGGACTTCGAGAACGACCGCGTCGCACGGGCGTCACGCGGCTATCTCGACCGACAGTGGGAGGCCATCGCTACCCGCATCGCCTTTTTCCCGACGCTTCGCGTTCTCACCGCGACGGGGTATGCGGCGACGTTCCTGCTCGGTGGCTGGTGGGTCCTCTTTGGCCCACCCTCGGTCTTCACGCTCCCGCTTTCGGCGGGCGTGCTGGTCACCTTCCTCCTCTACAGTCGGCGCTTCCGGTATCCGATGCGGCGCTTCGGCGAGGTGCTCAACGACTACCAGTACGCCCGCGCCGCCGCGGCCCGCATCGTCAGCGTGCAGGACCGCCGCGCGCGACTGCCGGAAGCCGAGGATGCGATTGACCTCGTCGACCCCGAGGGACGGGTCACGTACCGAAACGTCAGCTTTCGCTACCCCGACGAGGACGATTCCGTGCTCGACGGCGTGAGTTTCACCGCCGAGCCGGGCGAGTTCGTCGGCGTCGTCGGTCCCACGGGAGCCGGGAAGACGACGCTCCTGAAACTCCTCCTCCGGTTCTACGACGTCGACTCGGGGCGTGTCGCAGTCGACGGACACGACGTGCGCGACCTGACGCGCACCAGTCTCCGCGACGCCATCGGGTACGTGAGTCAGGAGCCGTACCTGTTCCAGGGCACCGTCGAAGAAAACGTCAGATACGGCCGCGAGGACGCCGACAGAGACGCGGTCGTCGCGGCGGCACGCCGCGCGGGCGCCCACGAGTTCATCCGTGACCTCCCCGACGGCTACGAGACGGTCGTCGGCGAACGCGGCGTGAAGCTCTCGGGCGGCCAGCGCCAACGCGTCGCCATCGCCCGCGCGCTGCTGACCGATCCGGAACTGTTCGTCCTCGACGAGGCGACCAGCCACGTCGACAACGAGACGGAGACGGTCATCCGGCAGCAACTCGCGGAGCTAACCGCCGACCGCACCACCTTCGCCATCGCCCATCGGCTTTCGACCGTCCGCGACGCCGACACCATCCTCGTCCTCGACGACGGTCAGCTCGTCGAACAGGGGACCCACGAGGAACTGCTCGCGATGGACGGTCTCTACGCCGACCTCTGGGCGGTGCAGGTCGGCGACGTAGACGACCTGCCCGAACGGTTCGTCGAGCGCGCGGCGACTCCCGACGACTGA
- a CDS encoding type 1 glutamine amidotransferase domain-containing protein, translating to MPSALFVVSEEGYWGEECIEPLTTLDAVDVDVTVATPTGGKPVIDERSIDPANVGEELATQVEEVHETDPRLADPELLTEVDAADHDAVVFPGGHGTEWDINQDRHARALLRDAVEREDTKALVVCHAVGILAFTRDSDGGFLVAGRSVTGFPNAWEEGIVDEQDLMPDGRKLPYWVEDEVIAAGANWDAELGADVSVTVDGDLITARGPASSSAAARTLLAELGVETPEA from the coding sequence ATGCCATCCGCACTGTTCGTCGTCAGCGAGGAAGGGTACTGGGGAGAGGAGTGTATCGAGCCGCTCACGACGCTCGATGCGGTCGACGTGGACGTCACCGTCGCGACGCCCACGGGCGGGAAACCAGTCATCGACGAGCGGTCGATCGATCCGGCGAACGTCGGCGAGGAACTCGCCACCCAGGTCGAGGAGGTCCACGAGACCGATCCGCGACTCGCCGACCCCGAGCTACTGACCGAGGTCGACGCCGCCGACCACGACGCGGTCGTGTTCCCGGGCGGCCACGGGACCGAGTGGGACATCAACCAGGACCGTCACGCGCGGGCGCTCCTCCGCGACGCCGTCGAGCGCGAGGACACGAAGGCGCTCGTCGTCTGTCACGCCGTCGGCATCCTGGCGTTCACCCGCGATTCGGACGGCGGCTTCCTCGTCGCCGGTCGGAGCGTCACGGGGTTCCCGAACGCCTGGGAAGAAGGGATCGTCGACGAGCAGGATCTGATGCCAGACGGACGAAAACTGCCGTACTGGGTCGAAGACGAGGTGATTGCTGCGGGCGCCAACTGGGACGCCGAACTCGGCGCCGACGTGTCGGTCACGGTTGACGGCGACCTCATCACTGCCCGCGGGCCGGCGTCGTCGTCCGCGGCTGCGCGAACGTTACTGGCGGAACTCGGTGTCGAGACACCCGAGGCGTAA